A stretch of the Lolium perenne isolate Kyuss_39 chromosome 3, Kyuss_2.0, whole genome shotgun sequence genome encodes the following:
- the LOC139837974 gene encoding uncharacterized protein — MADPGFHSRADIPDHLREAVDLHISDMFPGEMHNDLRSKLKEMWKTIFISSMIRTGRGLADQMRDMVSLLSIELKKQPCACKRKEPETENVVGGSSVAQKGDGNADTDSDYCLEDCCLERSGPCTCKGKEPETENVVGGSSVAQEYDSYADGDSDDCLELKELSGEEEVPVTALHRMLFADVLEAPRNYIEGSEKILEVGGKSVSWHSFYLAMKGGGFMDPSVMDVFLKCVDDGLDFLFIPSSLAHILDLDEADPIHLAASFAEHDLKYYSLDREEVYITCCDYSHWWVIFVDFHFRKFRVSSSLELTEAQMASTQRIVWFSL, encoded by the exons ATGGCAGATCCAGGTTTTCACTCTCGTGCTGATATTCCTGACCATCTTCGTGAAGCAGTCGATCTTCACATCTCAGATATGTTTCCTGGTGAAATGCATAATGAT TTACGTTCTAAGCTGAAAGAAATGTGGAAGACTATCTTCATTTCGTCGATGATAAGAACGGGACGTGGTCTTGCTGATCAGATGCGTGATATGGTTTCTCTTTTGTCAATTGAGTTGAAGAAGCAGCCATGTGCTTGCAAGAGAAAGGAGCCTGAAACTGAAAATGTTGTTGGAGGTAGTTCTGTGGCACAGAAGGGTGATGGCAATGCAGACACTGATTCTGATTATTGTCTTGAGGATTGTTGTCTTGAGCGTTCGGGGCCATGTACATGCAAGGGAAAGGAGCCTGAAACTGAAAATGTTGTTGGAGGTAGTTCTGTGGCTCAGGAGTATGATTCCTATGCAGACGGCGATTCTGATGATTGTCTTGAGCTTAAGGAGCTATCTGGGGAAGAGGAAGTCCCTGTAACTGCTTtgcatagaatgttgtttgctgatgtaCTTGAGGCTCCTAGGAATTACATTGAAGG TTCCGAGAAAATACTTGAAGTTGGTGGTAAGTCTGTCAGCTGGCATAGTTTCTACCTTGCTATGAAGGGTGGTGGTTTCATGGATCCTTCTGTTATGGATGTTTTTCTTAAGTGCGTTGATGATGGTCTTGATTTCTTATTTATTCCGAGCTCTTTGGCG catattcttGATTTGGATGAAGCTGACCCTATTCATCTTGCTGCAAGCTTTGCTGAACATGATCTGAAGTACTATAGTTTGGATAGGGAAGAG GTCTACATTACTTGTTGCGATTACAGCCATTGGTGGGTTATCTTTGTCGACTTCCATTTCAGGAAATTTAGAGTGTCTAGCTCGCTGGAGTTGACTGAAGCTCAGATGGCTTCTACTCAAAGAATTGTATGGTTTTCATTGTAA
- the LOC139837975 gene encoding protein FAR1-RELATED SEQUENCE 5-like gives MCVMNYKLFGDYISFDTTFSTNKYGLPFVPIVGVNNHGSTVLFAVALLKDQTTDTFIWVLETFVQAMGGKEPKTIITDQDKAMKKAIKTVLKSTTHRNCYYHIVTKMSQKESTFFAKNTGLSEMLMYIAKNAFTPAEFEMGWNKVIEDYNASGEEHLSKLFRIRHRWVPAYFMDKFFPFSSSTGRSESTNNMWKCYSQHTDTITMFLEQYEVIQDKCLSALDKKKLTSTLKTAKLVTRHPFEKQALEQFTNDIFEKFQIEITNNTAFKVDGSLEPGRHLRLKRIVKFYNHMEFKRELFDVTFDDEKKTSCVPAKRCRGMVYIAAM, from the coding sequence ATGTGCGTAATGAACTACAAGCTGTTCGGTGACTACATATCTTTCGACACAACTTTCAGCACAAATAAGTATGGCTTACCATTTGTTCCTATAGTTGGGGTGAACAATCACGGCTCCACAGTACTGTTTGCCGTTGCTCTGCTAAAGGATCAAACAACAGATACATTTATATGGGTACTGGAAACATTTGTTCAGGCCATGGGTGGAAAAGAACCAAAGACAATAATAACAGACCAGGACAAGGcaatgaagaaagcaataaaaacAGTTCTAAAGTCCACAACACACAGGAACTGCTACTACCACATCGTGACCAAGATGAGCCAGAaagagagcaccttctttgcaaAAAACACAGGACTGTCGGAAATGCTAATGTACATTGCAAAGAACGCATTCACACCAGCTGAGTTCGAAATGGGATGGAATAAAGTGATAGAGGATTACAATGCTAGCGGAGAAGAACACCTAAGCAAGTTATTCAGGATAAGACACAGGTGGGTACCAGCATACTTCATGGATAAATTTTTCCCATTCTCATCAAGCACAGGAAGGAGCGAGAGCACAAATAACATGTGGAAATGCTATAGCCAGCACACAGACACGATAACAATGTTCCTTGAACAATATGAGGTCATACAAGACAAGTGCTTATCTGCCCTGGACAAGAAGAAGCTCACATCAACACTGAAAACAGCAAAATTAGTAACAAGACATCCGTTTGAGAAGCAAGCTCTTGAACAATTCACAAAtgacatattcgagaagttccagaTTGAGATCACAAACAACACGGCATTCAAGGTAGATGGATCACTTGAACCTGGTCGCCACCTGCGGCTGAAAAGAATAGTGAAATTCTACAACCACATGGAATTCAAAAGGGAGTTGTTTGACGTCACATTTGACGATGAAAAAAAAACTTCATGTGTTCCTGCAAAAAGATGCAGAGGGATGGTATACATTGCTGCCATGTAA